The following is a genomic window from Sphingorhabdus sp. Alg231-15.
AAGGACTTGTCGAGCATCAGCAATTGCCAGAGCAAGCGGCTGTTATCCGCCTTTCCGGCAATATGATCGTCGGCCACTTTACTTAGGGCTTGCTGATCAAACCAGCCCATGCGCGCCAGTGCTCCAGCACCGGAAATTGCCTGCGCTTCATCGGCCAGCGGCCCGCGAAACCAAGCGGCAATCGGCGTCACAAAGCCCATTTTCGGGCGATAGAGGATATCTTGCGGCAAATACCGTTCCATTGACTTTTTCAGCAGATATTTGCCAGTTCCGCGACGCACCCGCAAATTGGTTGGCAGCTTGGCGGCGAACTCCATCAGCTTGTAATCGAGCAACGGCTCCCGCGCCTCAAGGCTCACTGCCATACTGGTCCGGTCAACCTTGGTCAGGATATCACCGGGCAGCCACATCTTCATGTCGGCATATTGCGCCTGATCAAGACCATTGCGCGCTGGTGCACTCTCCATCAGTTCAATCATCCGGGTCTCGCCGCGATAGCCGCCCAACTGCTTGGACATCGCATCGGAATAGATCGCATGGCGCCCCGCCGGTGTCGTCACCCCAACCGCTTCGGCATAACCTTCCGATCCAGAGCGCGCGAGCGACAACAGGGTCGACTTGGCGCGCAGTGGTCGCGGCGCCCAATCGGCCTTGGGATAGACCTTGCCCAACCAACCCAGAGGGGGGCCACGAAGCGATTGCGGGATCAGACTTCTCACCCGTTCTTCGGCATGGTGAAACACATGGCGGCGATAACCGGCCAGCGCCTCATCCGCACCATCGCCCGACAATGCGACAGTCACATTCTCTCGCGCCAGCTCTGCCACACGATAAGTCGGCAAGGCAGAGCCATCGGCAAAAGGTTCGTCAAAATGATCGGCCAGCGTATCGATGAGACCGAAATCATCTGCTGCCACTGTCCGCGCACGGTGGTCGGTCTTGAACCGTTCCGCCACGCGTTCGGCATAGCTTGTCTCATCCAGAGATGCTTGGTCAAAGCCGATGGAACAGGTTTTAACCGGTTGCCGACTCTTCTCCGACATCAATGCAACGACCGCACTGCTGTCCACACCGCCGGACAGGAACGCGCCCAAGGGAACGTCAGCAATCATCCGGGAGCCAACCGCATCTTTCATCAGTGCGACCAGCTCTTCTTCCAACTCCGCCGCCGATGCCTTGCTGCGCTCGCTGAAATCCATATCCCAATATTGGATCGGCGCCGGTTCGGGTTTGCCCTGTTCAAGCAACAGATAGTGGCCCGCAGGCAGTTTCTTGACGCCTTTCAACAGCGACCTGTGATCCGGAATATATCCAAACGCGAGATAGTCATCGACCGCTCGCATTTCCGGCTCTCTCCGCAACAACGGATTGGCGAGCAAAGCCTTCAGTTCGGAACCGAACAGGATGCTGCCATCCGAAACTGGCGCATAGAAAAG
Proteins encoded in this region:
- a CDS encoding XrtA/PEP-CTERM system amidotransferase; the encoded protein is MCGIAGIFHLETAKPVDPIRLRKMTDSLTHRGPDGSGIWTAPGVGLGHRRLSIIDLEGGAQPMLTADEAQVISYNGEIYNFRDVRVELESLGHRFTTSSDTEVILYAWRQWGVDCLNRLNGMFAFAIFDQRTKQLFLARDRLGVKPLFYAPVSDGSILFGSELKALLANPLLRREPEMRAVDDYLAFGYIPDHRSLLKGVKKLPAGHYLLLEQGKPEPAPIQYWDMDFSERSKASAAELEEELVALMKDAVGSRMIADVPLGAFLSGGVDSSAVVALMSEKSRQPVKTCSIGFDQASLDETSYAERVAERFKTDHRARTVAADDFGLIDTLADHFDEPFADGSALPTYRVAELARENVTVALSGDGADEALAGYRRHVFHHAEERVRSLIPQSLRGPPLGWLGKVYPKADWAPRPLRAKSTLLSLARSGSEGYAEAVGVTTPAGRHAIYSDAMSKQLGGYRGETRMIELMESAPARNGLDQAQYADMKMWLPGDILTKVDRTSMAVSLEAREPLLDYKLMEFAAKLPTNLRVRRGTGKYLLKKSMERYLPQDILYRPKMGFVTPIAAWFRGPLADEAQAISGAGALARMGWFDQQALSKVADDHIAGKADNSRLLWQLLMLDKSLQRLFGL